One window of the Fundidesulfovibrio putealis DSM 16056 genome contains the following:
- a CDS encoding PAS domain-containing protein, translating into MNLGHRWRSLRKSMRFRLVLLIVASVLPVGIAASILVYTHYQQEREDISQSMLETTRRYSATMDQELEGILATLQTLAKSPALSSGNLTCLYDQTLLALVGRPGADIILADETGQQLANSYLPHGAPLPKRNIPDRVKRLFETGEPSVSDIFKGAVTGRHLVGFDVPVMKEGRAIYDLGMTLPVDTLLQNLLLPKLPPEWTATILDSNGVVATRTRDHEKFAGTTPHMPVLARHKETAREGVFEAQGLAGVPVLVGYSQSTISGWTMVISVPMASVEKHLWPWLLWGLGGTFLLGCIGVGIALRLGNSISQSINSLADAAMAVGMGKPVANGHYDFSETKGVGESLARASELLQQRDNALRESQFLLHTALASMSDAMFISDVDGNFLVSSDAFASFYRFNDRQKCFKNLAEFPNVLEVFTENGDLAPLEQWAVPRALRGETGKDVIYNLRRRDTGERWVGSYSFAPLYDTNGKIVGSVVVGRDITKRKQAEQALKENEERLELALAATNIVLWDWSLNTGDIFLSPQAFRMLGYEPGEFTPSFDTWREQVHPDDLPRVLRNFEEAMKNCDSRFNEEFRMKTKQGHYLWIAQKSQLMDFDENNKATRIIGTYADFTGRKRAEQFRIDVERIIRHDIKAPLAGIHSLAQYALSEDLDGELRAEIPPLLHGIRQVINLIDSSDKVAQMELGEYKPQSKWFDIKGVVQSIELSLRTWITTKRIRLVQQGALDPVARQLSLVFGEEFLIENMLLNLVKNAVEASPGDNDVTISLSHENDEQRIDIHNMGTIPETIRDRFFEKYATEGKSHGKGLGTYSAQLIAKAHGGGIEFTTSGTDGTTVSVILPFPQDERR; encoded by the coding sequence ATGAACCTTGGACATAGATGGCGTTCGCTGCGAAAGTCCATGCGCTTCCGGCTTGTCCTGCTGATCGTGGCAAGTGTATTGCCGGTTGGTATAGCCGCCAGTATTCTGGTTTACACACATTATCAGCAAGAGCGCGAAGATATTTCCCAAAGCATGCTTGAGACCACCCGCAGGTACTCCGCAACCATGGACCAGGAGTTGGAGGGTATTCTTGCGACCTTGCAAACGCTGGCCAAATCACCTGCCCTCTCATCGGGCAATCTCACCTGCCTGTACGATCAGACCCTGCTGGCTCTTGTAGGTCGTCCCGGAGCTGACATCATTCTGGCGGACGAGACAGGGCAGCAGTTGGCCAACTCCTATCTTCCTCATGGAGCACCCCTTCCCAAACGCAATATTCCGGATCGAGTCAAACGTCTGTTTGAGACCGGCGAGCCGAGCGTAAGCGACATATTCAAGGGAGCGGTTACAGGCCGTCACCTTGTCGGATTCGATGTCCCGGTCATGAAAGAAGGCCGAGCGATCTACGACCTGGGGATGACCTTGCCCGTGGACACCCTGTTGCAGAACCTATTGCTTCCGAAGCTGCCACCTGAATGGACGGCCACGATCCTGGACAGCAACGGCGTTGTTGCGACCCGCACACGGGACCATGAGAAGTTCGCAGGAACAACGCCCCATATGCCAGTTCTCGCTCGCCACAAAGAAACAGCGCGAGAGGGAGTCTTTGAAGCCCAGGGACTTGCAGGAGTACCGGTCCTGGTAGGGTACAGCCAGTCGACCATCTCGGGATGGACCATGGTCATCAGTGTGCCTATGGCCTCCGTTGAGAAACACTTGTGGCCATGGTTGCTTTGGGGGCTCGGAGGCACGTTCCTTCTTGGGTGCATTGGTGTGGGCATCGCCTTGCGTCTGGGGAACAGTATTTCCCAGTCCATCAATTCCCTCGCAGATGCGGCCATGGCTGTAGGCATGGGAAAACCGGTGGCCAATGGCCACTATGATTTCAGTGAGACCAAGGGGGTGGGCGAATCTCTGGCCAGGGCTTCAGAACTCCTTCAGCAGCGTGATAATGCCCTGCGCGAGAGCCAGTTTTTGCTCCATACGGCCCTGGCGAGCATGTCTGATGCCATGTTCATTTCAGACGTAGACGGAAATTTCCTCGTCTCCAGTGACGCGTTTGCATCGTTTTACAGATTCAATGACAGGCAAAAATGCTTCAAGAATCTGGCTGAGTTCCCAAACGTTTTGGAAGTCTTCACGGAAAACGGAGACTTGGCTCCCTTGGAACAATGGGCTGTCCCCAGAGCATTGCGCGGCGAGACCGGCAAGGATGTCATTTACAACCTTCGGCGCAGAGACACTGGCGAGCGTTGGGTTGGAAGCTACAGTTTCGCTCCGCTATATGACACGAACGGCAAGATTGTCGGCTCGGTAGTGGTAGGACGCGACATAACTAAACGCAAACAGGCCGAACAAGCCTTGAAAGAGAATGAAGAACGACTCGAGCTGGCCTTAGCCGCAACAAATATTGTACTCTGGGATTGGTCACTCAATACTGGCGATATTTTTTTAAGTCCCCAAGCGTTTAGAATGCTGGGGTATGAACCAGGAGAATTCACCCCAAGTTTCGACACATGGCGCGAGCAAGTCCATCCAGATGACCTGCCAAGGGTCTTGCGTAACTTTGAAGAAGCAATGAAGAACTGTGACAGTCGGTTCAATGAAGAATTTAGAATGAAAACTAAACAGGGGCACTACCTCTGGATTGCGCAGAAATCACAGCTAATGGATTTTGATGAGAACAACAAAGCGACGCGCATCATCGGGACCTATGCTGATTTCACCGGCCGCAAGAGGGCTGAGCAGTTCCGAATAGATGTGGAACGCATCATCCGCCACGACATCAAGGCTCCTCTTGCTGGCATTCACTCCCTTGCTCAATATGCCTTGAGCGAAGATCTGGACGGAGAGTTGCGCGCGGAGATTCCACCGCTCCTGCACGGCATCCGCCAAGTGATCAATCTGATTGATTCATCAGATAAAGTCGCTCAAATGGAGCTTGGGGAATACAAGCCTCAATCAAAATGGTTCGACATCAAGGGAGTGGTGCAGAGCATCGAACTGTCGCTGCGAACGTGGATAACGACCAAACGGATCCGCCTTGTCCAGCAGGGAGCGCTCGACCCCGTCGCGCGTCAACTTTCCTTGGTATTTGGAGAAGAATTCCTGATCGAGAACATGCTCCTGAACCTGGTGAAGAATGCAGTGGAAGCCTCGCCAGGGGATAACGACGTGACTATCTCCCTCTCCCACGAGAATGACGAACAGCGCATCGATATCCATAATATGGGAACAATTCCCGAAACTATCCGTGACCGTTTCTTTGAAAAATACGCAACTGAGGGAAAATCACATGGCAAGGGATTGGGAACCTACAGCGCCCAACTCATCGCCAAGGCTCATGGGGGGGGCATTGAGTTCACCACATCGGGCACAGATGGGACCACGGTCAGTGTGATCCTTCCATTTCCTCAGGATGAACGACGGTGA
- a CDS encoding response regulator, with the protein MFLGIWLGACQVQHSVLILDDEERICETLEDYLVDMGHHVVSCGDGAAALEALRANNFTLAIVDLRLPGIDGNTFIKQASLLRPELRYIIHTGSLEYASGNVEQELVGGRIMAVLSKPVERMQDFSDILDLIGRAK; encoded by the coding sequence TTGTTCTTAGGTATATGGCTGGGGGCATGTCAGGTGCAGCATTCCGTACTTATTCTTGATGATGAGGAGCGCATCTGCGAGACCCTCGAAGACTATCTCGTGGATATGGGGCATCATGTTGTCTCTTGCGGGGATGGGGCCGCAGCTCTTGAGGCATTGCGCGCGAACAATTTCACCTTGGCAATTGTCGACCTTCGCCTGCCAGGTATCGACGGGAATACGTTCATCAAACAAGCAAGCCTTTTGAGGCCGGAACTGCGCTACATTATTCACACAGGCTCTCTCGAATACGCAAGTGGCAATGTGGAGCAGGAACTTGTGGGGGGCCGGATAATGGCTGTGCTCAGCAAGCCCGTGGAGAGGATGCAGGATTTTTCGGATATCCTCGATCTCATAGGCCGCGCGAAATGA
- a CDS encoding sigma-54-dependent transcriptional regulator, with translation MSDLTSVSILIIEDEPMLRLTLGDHLRDRGFEVLEADNGQAGLDLFRGQRPALITLDLRMAPMDGHAVLAAIRQEDLDVPVIIVSGQGQMDDVIRALRAGAFDYIQKPVSDMAILDHAVDRALERSALKRGNAMLSRSFLAEGPQRPEDFEQILTASTRMRDIFRYCEAVAQGSEPVLITGETGIGKELLARALHRSSRCTGPFVAVNVAGLDDQAFSDTLFGHVRGAFTGADRPREGLMEKAAGGTLFLDEVGDLGQQAQIRLLRVLQEREYHPLGSDCLRPLRARILAATNRRLAVLRCDPDFRSDFFFRLATHTVDLPPLRERLEDIPLLLRHFLVQACTHLGRPVPDCQPRLLTQLKAYPFPGNVRELRAMAHDALSRSIDGSLGPEAFPALATLPEAELPNVTCKTPFAELPVLPSLRAAADALVAEAMRRAGGVQKAAAALLGISPQALSERLKRG, from the coding sequence ATGAGCGACCTGACCTCGGTAAGCATCCTGATCATCGAGGACGAGCCTATGTTGAGACTCACCCTAGGCGACCACTTGCGCGACCGGGGCTTTGAGGTGCTGGAGGCCGATAACGGCCAGGCCGGACTCGACCTTTTCCGTGGCCAGCGTCCCGCACTCATCACGCTGGATTTGCGCATGGCCCCCATGGACGGACACGCAGTTCTCGCCGCAATCCGCCAGGAGGACCTCGACGTCCCGGTTATCATTGTTTCCGGCCAGGGGCAGATGGATGACGTCATCAGGGCCCTGCGTGCTGGGGCCTTCGATTATATCCAGAAGCCTGTCTCTGATATGGCCATATTGGACCACGCTGTGGATCGCGCCTTGGAAAGAAGCGCACTCAAGCGCGGCAATGCCATGCTCTCGCGTTCCTTTTTGGCCGAAGGGCCGCAGCGGCCGGAGGATTTCGAGCAAATACTCACTGCGAGCACGCGCATGCGCGACATTTTTCGCTACTGCGAGGCCGTGGCTCAGGGCTCGGAGCCGGTGCTCATCACTGGGGAGACAGGTATAGGCAAAGAACTGCTGGCCCGGGCCCTGCACCGCTCCAGTCGCTGCACTGGACCCTTTGTGGCAGTTAACGTGGCCGGATTAGATGACCAAGCCTTCTCGGACACGCTTTTCGGTCATGTGCGGGGAGCCTTCACCGGGGCCGACAGACCTCGCGAGGGACTCATGGAGAAGGCCGCCGGGGGGACCCTGTTTTTAGACGAGGTGGGCGACTTGGGCCAGCAGGCACAGATACGCTTGCTACGTGTGCTTCAAGAGCGAGAATACCATCCCCTTGGCAGCGACTGCCTTCGTCCTCTGCGGGCTCGAATTCTGGCTGCCACCAACCGGAGACTCGCAGTGCTGCGTTGTGATCCGGATTTCCGTAGTGACTTCTTTTTCCGACTAGCCACACATACCGTGGACCTGCCCCCTCTGCGGGAACGGCTCGAGGACATTCCGCTGTTGCTTCGACATTTCCTGGTCCAGGCCTGTACCCATCTGGGGCGGCCTGTGCCGGACTGCCAGCCCCGCCTGCTTACTCAGCTAAAGGCCTACCCATTCCCGGGAAACGTTCGCGAGCTGAGGGCCATGGCCCATGACGCCCTTAGTCGCAGCATCGATGGCTCTCTCGGGCCGGAGGCCTTCCCCGCTCTTGCCACCCTACCTGAAGCAGAACTCCCGAATGTCACATGCAAAACGCCATTCGCCGAACTGCCCGTCTTGCCCAGTCTACGGGCCGCTGCAGACGCCTTGGTGGCCGAGGCCATGCGCCGTGCCGGGGGCGTGCAGAAGGCTGCAGCCGCTCTCCTGGGTATAAGCCCCCAGGCTTTGAGCGAACGTTTGAAACGCGGTTGA
- a CDS encoding HD domain-containing phosphohydrolase, which translates to MAKILCIDDEPILRLITSDYLGDMGHEVLEASSGAEGLTLFRRYRPDIVLSDLRMPDGDGFLVVTHLAEEAPETPVVIISGTGTLDDAVKTMRLGAWDYLSKPLKDMPLLGQTVERMLNKARERRNASQYLLNLESRVNELEHELQSWSSSHKDTVLRLEAALKTSIGSLNLALREKDPYTAGHNERVARISVDIGIALGLGEQEQEVLMLAGLLHDIGKIGVPESILNKRIALSPDELEEIRSHVTCGYRILCNIPFDGPVAELVLQHHERYDGSGYPKGLAGEGILLEARILAVADVYEALCSDRPYRAGLNPVDAASYVFKNAGTHFCPKCVDAFRQIIF; encoded by the coding sequence ATGGCGAAGATTCTGTGCATCGACGATGAGCCAATTTTGCGTCTGATCACCAGCGATTACCTGGGAGACATGGGGCACGAAGTGCTGGAGGCATCTAGCGGGGCCGAGGGGCTGACTCTCTTCCGGAGGTATCGGCCAGACATTGTGCTCTCGGACCTACGCATGCCCGACGGGGATGGTTTTCTCGTTGTGACTCACCTGGCCGAGGAGGCCCCGGAGACACCGGTGGTCATTATCTCAGGTACTGGCACCTTGGATGATGCCGTTAAGACCATGCGCCTGGGAGCCTGGGACTACCTGTCCAAGCCTCTCAAGGACATGCCTCTCCTGGGGCAGACAGTAGAGAGAATGCTTAACAAGGCCCGGGAACGCCGGAACGCCAGCCAGTATCTGCTGAATCTGGAGAGCAGGGTTAATGAGCTGGAGCATGAGTTGCAAAGCTGGTCCAGTAGCCACAAGGACACGGTGCTACGTTTGGAGGCGGCTCTCAAGACGAGCATTGGTTCACTGAACCTCGCCCTACGTGAGAAAGATCCCTACACGGCAGGACACAACGAGCGCGTTGCCCGCATATCCGTGGACATCGGCATTGCACTGGGACTGGGGGAGCAGGAGCAGGAGGTGCTCATGCTGGCCGGACTCCTACATGACATCGGCAAGATCGGCGTCCCCGAGTCCATCCTTAACAAGCGCATCGCGTTGAGTCCCGACGAGCTCGAGGAGATTCGCAGCCACGTCACTTGCGGCTACCGCATTCTGTGCAACATCCCTTTCGACGGCCCCGTGGCCGAGTTGGTTCTGCAGCATCACGAGCGTTACGACGGCTCGGGCTATCCCAAGGGGTTGGCAGGGGAGGGTATCCTCCTGGAAGCACGCATCCTCGCCGTGGCAGATGTCTACGAAGCTCTCTGTTCAGATCGCCCCTACCGGGCAGGGTTGAACCCAGTTGATGCCGCCAGCTACGTCTTCAAAAACGCAGGCACTCATTTCTGTCCGAAATGCGTCGACGCATTCAGGCAGATCATTTTTTAG
- a CDS encoding chemotaxis protein CheW, producing MNVEANISSAMDTLLQLVTFKVAEEEYGVDILSVQEIIRHTGLTKVPSAPAFVEGILNLRGKVIPIIDMRKRFGLASKAPDTQTRIVVFALESGVIGCQVDSVSEVLRLPASMVDVPPTVISGMDSKFIRGVGRLGGERDGRLLILLDSGQMLTVEEMDAFHDQPAIHQ from the coding sequence ATGAACGTCGAAGCAAACATCAGCAGCGCCATGGACACCTTGCTCCAACTCGTCACATTTAAGGTGGCTGAGGAGGAATATGGAGTGGACATCCTCTCTGTGCAGGAGATCATCCGCCATACGGGCCTAACCAAGGTGCCTAGCGCACCGGCCTTTGTGGAGGGCATTTTGAATCTGCGCGGCAAGGTCATCCCTATCATCGACATGCGCAAACGCTTCGGCCTCGCCTCTAAGGCCCCAGACACGCAGACGCGGATCGTGGTTTTCGCCCTGGAGAGCGGGGTCATTGGCTGCCAGGTGGATTCCGTGTCTGAGGTGTTGAGGCTGCCCGCAAGTATGGTCGATGTGCCCCCGACAGTGATTTCCGGGATGGACTCAAAATTTATTCGTGGAGTGGGACGACTGGGGGGTGAACGAGACGGCCGCTTGCTCATATTGCTCGACTCAGGTCAGATGCTGACAGTGGAAGAGATGGACGCATTCCACGATCAACCAGCAATCCATCAGTAA
- a CDS encoding methyl-accepting chemotaxis protein, with translation MNTLRNINLRTKLITSFFVVSLLTLAVGTYGSMEMHQIDDNGTRLYEQSMVPLGQIASVAINMQRIRANAMEAVNAKDMPTFNAYVERIKQFRVAISESLSKYEATLSSDDERSLYKKLLEDRHGFITVLDKVLAMGTAGNMDEAAALLATDGRTSARKYQDSIDALMKENEKQGKQISEGNNASASKATNMMLVVMALSFIVSIGLGFMLTSSVSAQLGEDPGYLGDVAGKIAGGDLDVAFRPQKRQGGVYAVMQDMVKAMKSKIVEAEQKTADAAGQARLAQIATDEANEAKTRAERAKAEGMIAAAHQLEKIVEAVSSASEELSAQIEQSSRGAEVQSHRVTETATAMEEMNATVLEVAKNASQAADSSGNARTKALEGAKVVAQAVESITDLQSKSVALKGDMVVLGKQAEGIGQIINVINDIADQTNLLALNAAIEAARAGDAGRGFAVVADEVRKLAEKTMAATKEVGEAISGIQQGARKNLENVEHSVITIEQATNLANESGTALKEIVTLVEVSTDQVRSIAAASEQQSAASEEINRSIDDINLISGETASAMNQSAQAVGDLARQAQTLRTLIESMKNGA, from the coding sequence ATGAACACACTGCGTAACATAAATCTCCGCACAAAATTAATCACAAGTTTTTTCGTCGTATCACTGCTCACTCTCGCAGTAGGAACTTATGGCAGCATGGAGATGCACCAGATAGATGACAACGGCACGAGGCTCTACGAACAGAGTATGGTCCCCCTGGGGCAGATAGCCTCAGTCGCCATCAACATGCAGCGCATCCGTGCAAACGCCATGGAGGCCGTGAACGCGAAAGACATGCCGACGTTCAATGCATATGTGGAAAGGATAAAGCAGTTCCGGGTGGCTATTAGCGAAAGCTTGTCCAAGTACGAAGCAACCCTGAGCAGCGATGACGAGCGGTCCTTGTATAAGAAATTGCTGGAAGATCGTCATGGATTCATCACCGTTCTGGATAAAGTCCTTGCAATGGGGACTGCGGGGAACATGGACGAAGCCGCAGCGTTGCTTGCGACCGATGGGCGCACCAGTGCCCGTAAGTATCAGGATAGCATTGATGCGCTTATGAAGGAGAATGAGAAGCAAGGCAAGCAGATCTCCGAAGGCAACAACGCTAGCGCCAGCAAAGCCACGAACATGATGCTGGTCGTCATGGCCCTGTCCTTCATCGTCTCCATCGGTCTGGGATTTATGCTTACATCCAGTGTGTCCGCCCAATTAGGTGAGGATCCTGGCTATCTGGGAGACGTGGCGGGTAAGATCGCTGGCGGCGACCTTGATGTGGCCTTCCGCCCTCAGAAGCGACAGGGTGGCGTTTACGCGGTCATGCAGGACATGGTGAAGGCCATGAAATCTAAGATCGTCGAAGCTGAACAGAAAACCGCCGATGCCGCGGGGCAGGCCCGGCTAGCTCAGATCGCCACGGACGAGGCCAATGAGGCCAAGACCAGGGCGGAACGGGCTAAGGCCGAAGGCATGATCGCCGCCGCCCATCAGTTGGAAAAGATTGTCGAGGCCGTCAGTTCAGCCAGTGAGGAACTCTCGGCTCAGATCGAGCAATCAAGTCGTGGCGCTGAGGTTCAGTCCCATCGCGTGACTGAGACCGCCACGGCCATGGAGGAAATGAACGCCACTGTGCTTGAGGTGGCTAAGAACGCCTCCCAGGCGGCGGACTCCTCGGGCAACGCCCGCACCAAGGCTCTTGAGGGTGCCAAAGTCGTTGCCCAAGCAGTTGAAAGCATTACTGACTTGCAGAGTAAGTCTGTGGCCTTGAAAGGGGACATGGTCGTGCTTGGCAAACAAGCCGAAGGCATTGGCCAGATCATCAACGTCATTAACGACATCGCCGATCAGACAAACCTCCTTGCGCTAAATGCTGCCATTGAAGCGGCGCGTGCAGGTGATGCCGGGCGCGGCTTCGCGGTTGTGGCCGACGAGGTGCGTAAGTTGGCCGAAAAGACCATGGCCGCAACTAAGGAAGTGGGCGAGGCTATCAGCGGCATCCAGCAGGGTGCCCGCAAGAACCTGGAGAACGTGGAGCACTCCGTCATCACTATTGAACAGGCAACAAACCTTGCCAACGAGTCGGGCACGGCGCTCAAGGAAATCGTGACCCTGGTCGAGGTGTCCACCGACCAAGTGCGCTCTATCGCGGCGGCCTCCGAGCAGCAGTCCGCTGCCAGCGAGGAGATCAATCGCTCCATCGACGATATCAATCTCATCTCCGGCGAGACCGCCAGCGCCATGAATCAGTCTGCTCAGGCCGTGGGAGATCTGGCGAGGCAGGCGCAAACCCTGCGAACGCTCATCGAGAGCATGAAGAACGGCGCGTAA